A genomic stretch from Chloroflexota bacterium includes:
- a CDS encoding SRPBCC family protein, with protein MAERARRAYETIIRADADTVYRLVAELELWPALIPHIKSARVVERLGRHRRIVTVRASWRGLPVGWRAIQLSEPERRRVTFRHLIAATRGTTVSWTVEPAGEDTVRLRVEQQVRLARFVPGRSLVRAIVTERIGPEMARRMLERIREIAEGGSLAGPD; from the coding sequence GTGGCTGAGCGCGCTCGGCGTGCCTACGAGACGATCATCCGGGCGGATGCCGATACGGTCTACCGCCTCGTGGCCGAGCTTGAGCTGTGGCCGGCCCTGATCCCGCACATCAAGTCGGCGCGGGTGGTCGAGCGGCTGGGACGCCACCGGCGAATTGTGACTGTACGGGCCTCGTGGCGCGGGCTTCCGGTCGGCTGGCGCGCCATCCAGCTCTCGGAGCCTGAGCGCCGCCGCGTGACGTTCCGCCACCTGATCGCGGCCACGCGGGGGACGACCGTGTCCTGGACCGTCGAGCCCGCCGGCGAGGACACCGTCCGGCTGCGCGTCGAGCAGCAGGTACGGCTCGCGCGCTTCGTGCCGGGCCGCTCACTGGTGCGCGCGATCGTAACTGAGCGCATCGGCCCGGAGATGGCCCGCCGGATGCTGGAGCGCATCCGCGAGATCGCCGAGGGCGGCTCGCTGGCGGGCCCAGACTGA
- a CDS encoding dihydrofolate reductase family protein gives MQTAHADQPAHLTPSAREAILRQIYPSDAARDVPQDEVYGGLELPAGPSVSGARPYIILNMVSTVDGKVALAGSAAGIGSRADRLVMRQVRSLVDAVIIAAGTLRAEICDPRVDLPFVRRRLERGLAGQPLAVGVSASLDLEPTNRFLVNGRERTVLITTREAPATREARLTPYATILRHGQGRVDLAAALRTLAADFGVRLLLCEGGPSLNQQLLDAGLIDELFWTLAPKLAGGAGKTMLQGPSPTARIAARLELVSLFEEAGELFARYRLPRGASGAYLRQGDRTFVDVPGTP, from the coding sequence GTGCAGACCGCCCACGCCGACCAACCTGCTCACCTGACACCATCCGCTCGGGAGGCCATCCTGCGCCAGATCTACCCCTCAGACGCTGCCCGCGACGTGCCACAGGACGAGGTATATGGCGGCCTTGAGCTGCCCGCCGGGCCGAGTGTATCGGGCGCGCGGCCGTACATCATCCTGAACATGGTCTCGACCGTCGATGGTAAGGTGGCGCTGGCCGGCTCGGCGGCGGGGATCGGCAGTCGAGCCGACCGGCTGGTGATGCGGCAGGTGCGCTCGCTGGTGGACGCCGTCATCATCGCGGCAGGCACGCTCAGAGCCGAGATCTGCGATCCGCGCGTCGACCTCCCGTTCGTTCGGCGGCGGCTGGAACGCGGACTGGCCGGCCAGCCGCTGGCGGTCGGCGTGTCGGCATCGCTCGACCTCGAGCCGACGAACCGCTTCCTCGTGAACGGTCGCGAACGGACGGTGCTGATCACGACGCGGGAAGCGCCCGCCACGCGGGAAGCTCGCCTGACGCCGTACGCCACGATCCTCCGTCACGGCCAGGGCAGGGTCGATCTGGCGGCGGCGCTCAGGACGCTCGCCGCCGACTTCGGGGTGCGACTCCTGCTCTGCGAAGGCGGCCCGAGCCTGAACCAGCAGTTGCTGGACGCCGGCCTGATCGACGAACTCTTCTGGACGCTCGCGCCGAAGCTGGCGGGCGGCGCCGGCAAGACGATGCTCCAGGGGCCATCCCCGACCGCGCGAATCGCGGCGCGTCTGGAGCTGGTCTCGTTGTTCGAGGAGGCGGGCGAGCTGTTCGCGCGATACCGGCTGCCGCGCGGGGCCTCAGGGGCGTACCTTCGCCAGGGTGATCGCACGTTCGTTGATGTTCCCGGAACGCCGTGA
- the metH gene encoding methionine synthase has protein sequence MVAASATAWRGTLGDGLPPRSEIGVPPGRTATIPVSPGWIVSVTQDYLAALRERVLIYDGATGTSVQARNLTADDFGGRTLEGCNEALIMTRPDVVLDIHRAFLEAGADVVETDTFGGSRPKLDEYGLADQTYEINRRAAELGRQAADAEAARRGTACFVAGSIGPTGFLPATTDPTLSKITFAELMDIFEEQGRALVDGGADVLLIETAQDILEVRAAIAGILRAFEQGTRRVPIQAQVSLDTSGRMLLGTDVAAAIVILEHAGADVIGLNCSTGPDYMRVPIRTMSELARVPLTVIPNAGIPINVDGRAVYPLEPEPMAEQLRQFVDEYGVAAVGGCCGTTPEHIHALRTAVHGPRRRVFQAPFVPRVASAMRAQDLLQQPPPLLIGERVNSQGSRKVKRLLLADDYDAILDVAREQVDGGAHVLDVCVALTERSDEAHQMVEVVKRLRAGVDAPLVIDTTEPDVVRAALEANPGRSIVNSINLEAGREKADLVLTMAKTHGAAVVALTIDEVGMAHTAARKLEIAKRIHQIAVDEHGLRPEDLIFDVLTFPVTTGQEELVYDAAETIEGIRRIKEELPGVLTSLGVSNVSFGVSQAARGVLNSVFLHHCVEAGLDAAIVNPSHITPYAEIPADAREITEDLIYYRKPDALPRFIARFEGVEVSSGGGAADADVDLPVEQRLHNRILFRKKDGIEAVVDEALLTRSPVDVLNDILLPAMKDVGDKFGAGELILPFVLQSAEAMKKAVSHLEQFLEKREGYTKGKVVLATVYGDVHDIGKSLVNTILSNNGYTIYDLGKQVPVATIIEKAKEVGADAIGLSALLVSTSRQMPICVQELAASNLNIPVLIGGAAINRAFGRRAALLPDGNPYEGGVFYCKDAFEGLEIMDGLSDPEQRSMMVDRIHQEAVAHASRQAPKAVAEAVTGRSAVAPVTPPRPAFLGAKQIEVPLEEVWPHLDLNTLFRLHWGVRKIDETERQRLIETEFLPLLEELKAESIREGWLRGHAVYGFYPAVADGNELVVLDPNDPKHEDELMRLPFPRQAGGEKLCLADYFQPIGGRPDLVAFQAVTTGRQTEAVYERLEREGEYSRGLYIRGLASSVAEALAEVVNRRVRADLGLPEDCGRRYSWGYNACPDLAQQRPVLKALGADRIGLHLTEGDQLDPEHSTVALVIHHPRAKYFGVLPAGRESSREVGDALTAAL, from the coding sequence ATGGTAGCAGCCTCCGCGACAGCGTGGCGGGGCACACTCGGAGACGGACTGCCGCCCAGGTCCGAGATTGGCGTGCCTCCGGGGCGAACCGCGACAATACCGGTATCCCCCGGATGGATCGTGAGCGTGACCCAAGACTACCTTGCAGCCCTCCGAGAGCGCGTCCTGATCTACGATGGAGCGACCGGCACCAGCGTGCAGGCGCGCAACCTGACGGCCGACGACTTCGGCGGACGGACGCTTGAGGGCTGCAACGAAGCGCTCATCATGACCCGCCCGGATGTCGTGCTGGACATCCACCGGGCCTTCTTGGAGGCCGGTGCCGACGTTGTCGAGACCGATACGTTCGGGGGAAGCCGGCCGAAGCTCGACGAGTACGGGCTGGCCGACCAGACCTACGAGATCAACCGGCGTGCCGCCGAACTGGGGCGGCAGGCGGCAGACGCCGAGGCCGCGCGCCGTGGCACGGCCTGCTTCGTGGCCGGCTCGATCGGCCCGACAGGATTCCTGCCGGCGACCACCGACCCGACGCTCTCGAAGATCACGTTCGCCGAGCTGATGGACATCTTCGAGGAGCAGGGGCGTGCGCTCGTCGATGGTGGCGCAGACGTGCTGCTCATCGAGACGGCACAGGACATCCTCGAGGTGCGGGCGGCCATCGCCGGCATCCTGCGGGCCTTCGAGCAGGGTACGCGGCGCGTGCCGATTCAGGCCCAGGTGTCGCTGGACACGTCCGGGCGGATGCTGCTCGGGACGGACGTGGCTGCCGCCATCGTGATCCTCGAGCATGCTGGCGCGGACGTCATCGGGCTGAACTGCTCGACCGGCCCGGACTACATGCGCGTGCCGATCCGCACCATGTCCGAACTGGCGCGCGTGCCGTTGACCGTCATCCCGAACGCCGGCATCCCGATCAACGTCGACGGTCGGGCGGTCTATCCGCTCGAACCGGAGCCGATGGCCGAGCAACTGCGGCAGTTTGTGGACGAGTACGGCGTGGCGGCGGTCGGCGGCTGCTGCGGCACGACCCCCGAACACATTCATGCCCTGCGGACGGCCGTGCACGGGCCGCGCCGGCGGGTCTTCCAGGCGCCGTTTGTGCCGCGCGTTGCCAGCGCCATGCGGGCGCAGGACCTGCTCCAGCAGCCGCCGCCGCTCCTGATCGGGGAGCGGGTCAACAGCCAGGGCAGTCGCAAAGTCAAGCGGCTGCTGCTGGCCGACGACTACGACGCCATCCTTGACGTGGCCCGCGAGCAGGTGGACGGCGGCGCTCACGTTCTCGACGTCTGCGTTGCGCTCACCGAGCGCTCGGACGAGGCGCACCAGATGGTCGAGGTGGTCAAGCGGCTGCGGGCCGGCGTTGACGCGCCGCTGGTGATCGACACGACCGAGCCCGACGTGGTCCGCGCGGCGCTCGAGGCGAATCCTGGCCGCTCGATCGTCAACTCGATCAACCTGGAGGCCGGCCGCGAGAAGGCCGATCTCGTCCTGACGATGGCGAAGACTCACGGCGCGGCGGTGGTGGCGCTGACCATCGACGAGGTCGGGATGGCCCACACCGCCGCGCGGAAGCTGGAGATCGCGAAGCGCATCCACCAGATCGCCGTCGACGAGCATGGGCTGCGGCCCGAGGATCTGATCTTCGACGTGCTGACCTTCCCGGTCACGACCGGCCAGGAAGAGCTGGTCTACGACGCTGCCGAGACCATCGAGGGCATCCGCCGCATCAAGGAGGAGCTGCCGGGCGTGCTGACCTCGCTCGGCGTCTCCAACGTCTCGTTCGGCGTGTCGCAGGCGGCGCGCGGCGTCCTGAACTCGGTCTTCCTGCACCACTGCGTCGAGGCCGGGCTGGACGCGGCTATCGTCAACCCGAGCCACATCACGCCGTACGCCGAGATCCCGGCCGACGCGCGTGAGATCACCGAAGACCTGATCTACTACCGGAAGCCCGATGCGCTGCCGCGCTTCATCGCCCGCTTCGAGGGCGTTGAGGTCTCCTCGGGCGGCGGCGCGGCGGACGCCGACGTCGATCTGCCCGTCGAGCAGCGTCTACACAACCGCATCCTGTTCCGCAAGAAGGACGGCATCGAGGCCGTCGTGGACGAGGCGTTGCTGACCCGTTCGCCGGTCGACGTCCTCAACGACATCTTGCTGCCAGCTATGAAGGACGTTGGCGACAAGTTCGGCGCGGGTGAGCTGATCCTGCCGTTCGTGCTCCAGAGCGCCGAGGCGATGAAGAAGGCCGTGAGCCATCTGGAGCAGTTCCTCGAAAAGCGCGAGGGCTACACCAAGGGGAAGGTTGTCCTGGCGACCGTCTACGGCGACGTGCACGACATCGGGAAGTCGCTCGTCAACACGATCCTCTCCAACAACGGCTACACCATCTACGACCTGGGCAAGCAGGTGCCGGTCGCTACGATCATCGAGAAGGCGAAGGAGGTCGGGGCGGATGCCATCGGCCTCTCGGCCCTGCTGGTGTCCACCTCGCGCCAGATGCCGATCTGCGTCCAGGAGCTGGCGGCCAGCAACCTGAACATCCCGGTCTTGATCGGCGGGGCGGCGATCAACCGGGCGTTCGGGCGGCGGGCGGCGCTGCTCCCAGACGGCAACCCCTACGAGGGTGGGGTCTTCTACTGCAAGGACGCCTTCGAGGGGTTGGAGATCATGGACGGTCTCAGCGATCCCGAGCAGCGCTCGATGATGGTGGACCGCATCCACCAGGAAGCCGTGGCCCACGCCAGCCGGCAAGCCCCGAAGGCCGTCGCCGAGGCCGTGACGGGCCGTTCGGCGGTGGCGCCGGTGACGCCGCCGCGCCCGGCCTTCCTCGGCGCGAAGCAGATCGAGGTGCCGCTGGAGGAGGTCTGGCCGCACCTTGACTTGAACACGCTGTTCCGGTTGCACTGGGGCGTTCGCAAGATCGACGAGACGGAGCGGCAGCGCCTGATCGAGACCGAGTTCCTGCCGCTGCTGGAGGAGCTCAAGGCCGAGTCGATCCGCGAGGGCTGGCTGCGCGGCCATGCCGTCTACGGCTTCTACCCGGCCGTCGCCGACGGCAACGAGCTGGTGGTGCTCGACCCGAACGATCCGAAGCACGAGGACGAGCTGATGCGGCTGCCGTTCCCACGGCAGGCCGGCGGCGAGAAGCTGTGTCTGGCCGACTACTTCCAGCCAATCGGCGGACGGCCAGACCTTGTCGCATTCCAGGCTGTCACGACCGGCCGTCAGACCGAAGCCGTCTACGAGCGCCTGGAGCGCGAAGGCGAGTACAGCCGTGGCCTCTACATCCGCGGTCTGGCCTCGTCCGTGGCCGAGGCGCTGGCCGAGGTCGTCAACCGGCGGGTGCGCGCCGATCTCGGGTTGCCAGAGGACTGTGGCCGCCGCTACAGCTGGGGCTACAACGCGTGTCCCGATCTCGCGCAGCAGCGGCCAGTCCTGAAGGCGCTTGGCGCTGACCGGATCGGCCTCCACCTGACCGAGGGCGATCAGCTCGATCCGGAGCACAGCACCGTGGCGCTGGTGATCCACCATCCGCGGGCGAAGTACTTCGGGGTTCTGCCCGCCGGCCGCGAAAGCTCGCGCGAGGTGGGGGATGCGCTCACGGCCGCTCTGTAG
- a CDS encoding dihydroxy-acid dehydratase: MSQEQSGGFVGHSGNRSVSRYGDPGLAGFISRSFAKSMGFSDEDLRKPVIGIAQTWSEFNNCHQHFKELAEAVKRGVWQAGGLPLEFPTISLGEIFLSPTSMFFRNLMAVDTEEMIKAQPMNGVVLLGACDKTIPAQLMGAFSADIPTIMLTGGPTLSGRWNGRDLGACTDCRGFWTEYRAGTIDHETLTEIEDSLCRSDGHCTVMGTASTMASACEAMGIALPGSAAIPAPDARRLRIAEATGKAIVKIVADDVRPSKIVTRAAFENAIRVMMALGGSTNAVVHLLAVAGRLSLGITLDDFDRIARETPLIGNIRPSGKWQMEQLFEAGGIPAVMNELLPLLNSDCITVTGKTVAENLETASVKRRDVISPLGEPLLPEGGLAILRGNLAPDGAVIKHAAGTPSLFKHRGQAIVFTSVEDVTARIDDPDLPVTKDSVLVMQNGGPVGAPGMPEAGNIPIPKKLLEQGIRDMVRISDARMSGTAYGTVVLHVAPEAAIGGPLALVRDGDWIELDVEARTVTLDVPEEELARRRAAWTPPAPTYQRGWGKLYVETVMQANTGADQTFLLPVRESAPAEA, translated from the coding sequence ATGTCTCAGGAACAGAGCGGCGGCTTCGTCGGCCACTCCGGGAACCGCAGCGTCTCACGGTACGGCGATCCCGGCCTCGCTGGCTTCATCTCCCGGTCGTTCGCCAAGAGCATGGGCTTCTCGGACGAAGATCTGCGGAAGCCGGTCATCGGCATCGCCCAAACCTGGTCTGAATTCAACAACTGCCACCAGCACTTCAAAGAGCTGGCGGAGGCCGTCAAACGCGGAGTCTGGCAGGCCGGCGGTCTGCCGCTGGAATTCCCGACCATCTCCCTGGGCGAGATCTTCCTCAGCCCGACCAGCATGTTCTTCCGCAACCTGATGGCGGTGGACACCGAGGAGATGATCAAGGCCCAGCCGATGAACGGCGTGGTGCTGCTCGGTGCGTGTGACAAGACCATCCCCGCGCAGTTGATGGGGGCGTTCAGCGCCGACATCCCGACCATCATGCTGACGGGCGGCCCGACGCTCTCGGGGCGCTGGAACGGCCGTGATCTCGGAGCCTGCACCGACTGCCGTGGCTTCTGGACCGAGTACCGGGCCGGGACCATCGATCACGAGACGCTGACCGAGATCGAAGACTCGCTGTGCCGCAGCGACGGCCACTGCACCGTCATGGGCACCGCCAGCACGATGGCGAGCGCCTGCGAGGCGATGGGCATCGCGCTGCCGGGCAGCGCCGCGATCCCCGCCCCTGACGCACGCCGCCTCCGCATCGCCGAGGCGACGGGCAAGGCCATCGTCAAGATCGTCGCGGACGACGTGCGCCCGTCGAAGATCGTGACGCGGGCGGCGTTCGAGAACGCCATCCGCGTGATGATGGCGCTCGGCGGCTCGACCAACGCGGTGGTGCACCTGCTGGCGGTGGCCGGCCGCTTGAGCCTCGGCATCACGCTGGACGACTTCGACCGCATCGCCCGTGAGACGCCGCTGATCGGCAACATCCGCCCGAGCGGCAAGTGGCAAATGGAACAGCTCTTCGAGGCGGGCGGCATCCCGGCCGTGATGAACGAGCTGCTGCCGCTGCTGAACAGCGACTGCATCACCGTGACCGGCAAGACCGTCGCCGAGAACCTCGAGACGGCCTCTGTCAAGCGCCGCGACGTGATCTCGCCGCTCGGCGAGCCACTTTTGCCTGAGGGCGGCCTGGCGATCCTGCGCGGCAACCTCGCCCCCGATGGCGCCGTCATCAAGCACGCGGCCGGCACCCCGAGTCTCTTCAAGCATCGAGGACAGGCCATCGTCTTCACCAGCGTGGAGGACGTGACGGCGCGCATCGACGATCCGGACCTGCCGGTCACGAAGGATTCGGTGCTGGTGATGCAGAATGGCGGCCCGGTTGGCGCGCCCGGCATGCCTGAGGCCGGCAACATCCCGATCCCGAAGAAGCTGCTGGAGCAGGGCATCCGCGATATGGTCCGCATCTCGGACGCACGGATGAGCGGGACGGCCTACGGGACCGTGGTGCTGCATGTAGCGCCCGAGGCAGCTATCGGCGGCCCGCTGGCGCTGGTGCGCGACGGCGACTGGATCGAACTGGACGTGGAGGCGCGCACGGTCACGCTGGACGTGCCCGAGGAGGAGCTGGCCCGCCGCCGGGCCGCCTGGACGCCGCCCGCGCCGACCTACCAGCGTGGCTGGGGCAAGCTCTACGTCGAGACCGTGATGCAGGCCAACACCGGCGCGGATCAGACATTCCTGTTGCCTGTCAGGGAGAGCGCACCGGCCGAGGCGTAG
- a CDS encoding mandelate racemase/muconate lactonizing enzyme family protein: MQITEIRSRAVSVPLEIPIRSAIRVSDRVDIVVIDVLTDTEIVGQTYIQAFGPHQARAVRALVAYLGDALRGENPILSLRCWQVMDRAINLLGRGGIATFALSGIDCAIWDIVGKASQSPVAMLLGAAGDRCAAYQSAGLWLEDPTTPILSEQAQAFVEQGFHGVKMRVGRADPEADMLAAQVVREAIGPQIMLMMDANQGWSTPRAIGVGRSLQQFEPLWIEEPVDHDDFAGHAEVARALTAPIATGENVYMPRGFKQLIDAGACDIVMPDVQRVGGVTGWMRVAAMAEAARLPIASHLFPEISVHLLAASPTTHILEYMPWAQPILAEKLVVQNGAVFVPALPGLGLVFDEAAIERFAYD, from the coding sequence ATGCAGATCACCGAGATTCGTTCGCGGGCCGTGTCGGTCCCGCTGGAGATCCCGATTCGCTCGGCGATTCGTGTGAGCGACCGCGTTGACATCGTGGTGATCGACGTGCTCACCGACACCGAGATCGTCGGCCAGACCTACATCCAGGCGTTCGGGCCGCACCAGGCGCGGGCCGTCCGTGCCCTGGTGGCCTACCTGGGCGACGCCCTGCGCGGCGAGAACCCGATCCTGTCTTTGCGCTGCTGGCAGGTCATGGACCGGGCGATCAACCTGCTGGGCCGGGGCGGCATCGCGACCTTTGCGCTCTCTGGGATCGACTGCGCCATCTGGGACATCGTCGGCAAGGCCAGCCAGTCGCCGGTGGCCATGCTGCTCGGAGCGGCGGGCGACCGGTGCGCGGCGTACCAGAGCGCTGGCCTCTGGCTGGAAGATCCGACCACGCCGATCCTCTCGGAGCAGGCCCAGGCGTTCGTGGAGCAGGGCTTCCACGGCGTGAAGATGCGCGTCGGGCGTGCCGATCCCGAGGCCGACATGCTGGCCGCGCAGGTCGTCCGAGAGGCGATTGGGCCGCAGATCATGCTGATGATGGACGCGAACCAGGGGTGGTCAACCCCGCGCGCCATCGGCGTCGGGCGCTCGTTGCAGCAGTTCGAGCCGCTGTGGATCGAGGAGCCGGTCGATCACGACGACTTCGCGGGGCACGCCGAGGTCGCCCGGGCCCTGACCGCCCCCATCGCGACCGGCGAGAACGTCTACATGCCGCGGGGCTTCAAGCAACTGATCGACGCCGGGGCCTGCGACATCGTGATGCCTGACGTGCAGCGCGTCGGCGGTGTGACGGGGTGGATGCGCGTAGCCGCGATGGCCGAGGCCGCCCGTCTGCCGATTGCCAGCCATCTCTTCCCCGAGATCTCGGTCCATCTGCTGGCGGCCAGCCCCACGACGCACATCCTCGAATACATGCCGTGGGCGCAGCCGATCCTCGCCGAGAAGCTGGTGGTTCAGAACGGGGCGGTCTTCGTGCCGGCGCTGCCGGGCCTCGGGCTGGTCTTCGACGAGGCGGCCATCGAGCGCTTCGCCTACGACTGA
- a CDS encoding CcmD family protein, whose translation MEGSLGFLFAALVVVWVGIIGYIVVLSGRLGALQRELESLKRQHGDDDAENEPAG comes from the coding sequence GTGGAAGGTAGTCTGGGCTTTTTGTTCGCCGCGCTGGTCGTGGTGTGGGTCGGGATCATCGGGTACATCGTGGTGCTGAGCGGCCGGCTGGGGGCGCTGCAGCGGGAGCTGGAGAGCCTGAAGCGCCAGCACGGCGACGACGACGCCGAGAACGAGCCGGCCGGGTAG
- a CDS encoding glycine--tRNA ligase subunit beta: protein MTGLTFQDIIMRLDAYWAAQGCVVAQPYDVEVGAGTAAPSTFLRVLGPEPWSVAYPQPSRRPADGRYAENPNRFQHYFQYQVILKPAPADPLGLYLASLAELGISDQDHDVRFVEDNWESPSLGAWGLGWEVWLDGLEITQFTYFQQSGGFDLNPPAVEITYGLERIAMYLQGVKAMTEVRWNDRVTYGDIYRQPEIEHCTYNFELADVETLRTIFDLYEGEAKRTLDRDMVGPGLDLVLKCSHTFNLLDARGAVGVTQRAAYLGRMRQLARRAATAFAEQRERLGYPLLNDGEAAAVATGAAPAVSARAAADLDPTRRADLLVELGVEELPSDDTASAVAQLKERAAGTLTAAGLTFENLTIDATPRRLVLAASSVGVKEAVREEVVKGPPASAAFDKEGKPTRAAEGFARSNGVSVDDLTTEEQGGRTYVMARKRVESRPALELLGECIERLYGGLRFGRAMYWETPEVTFSRPVRWLLALWGGEVVPATVARVGSGDSTRPPRGSAQTPVTVASAAAYRGLVAELGVELSTVARRQAILDQSQRLAASVGGRLDADDALLDEVANLVEWPTPLLGSFDPAALEAPAEALVTVMKKHQRYFPIYGPDGKLLPKFVAVANARRNRPDIVVHGNEEVLRARYADALFFYRQDLQKPLAEFVPELRQLTFLEGLGSLFDKTGRLEQLAPPVASALQLDADSQTLGRAAHLAKADLATGLVRELTELQGVMGRVYAAAAGESSGVASAIAEHYQPRHAGDALPATPAGTALAVTDRLDTLVAAFAAGLEPTSSSDPYGLRRAGLGLLTILVALKSPVSLDGLIDLAAQQVPVALSSERRTALQAFLIQRLRNWLVEQGRMKEIVESVLAVQADRPGLAAATTASLEAALSSPDFQRLMAGVKRADRIAPRDGALSINPALLVEPAETALLAAYERAEAQASAVSADDIDGLVAAVLPLADPIDRFFTDVLVMAEDPALKESRLGLLQRIRDLPRRSFEVAQVPLPRA from the coding sequence ATGACCGGCCTGACGTTCCAAGACATCATCATGCGACTTGACGCGTACTGGGCGGCGCAGGGCTGCGTCGTGGCACAGCCCTACGATGTCGAGGTCGGAGCTGGAACGGCTGCGCCATCGACGTTCCTGCGTGTGCTCGGCCCTGAGCCGTGGTCTGTGGCCTATCCGCAGCCCTCGCGCCGGCCGGCTGACGGCCGCTACGCCGAGAACCCGAACCGTTTTCAGCACTACTTTCAGTATCAGGTCATCCTGAAGCCGGCCCCGGCCGACCCGCTGGGCCTGTACCTCGCCAGCCTCGCCGAGCTGGGCATCAGCGACCAGGACCACGACGTCCGCTTCGTGGAAGACAACTGGGAGTCGCCGTCGCTGGGCGCGTGGGGGCTGGGCTGGGAGGTCTGGCTCGACGGGCTGGAGATCACCCAGTTCACCTATTTCCAGCAGAGCGGCGGCTTCGACCTGAACCCGCCGGCCGTCGAGATCACCTACGGTCTCGAACGGATCGCCATGTACCTGCAGGGCGTCAAGGCGATGACTGAGGTCCGCTGGAACGACCGCGTGACCTACGGCGACATCTACCGCCAGCCCGAGATCGAGCACTGCACCTACAACTTCGAGTTGGCCGACGTGGAGACGCTCCGCACTATCTTCGACCTGTACGAGGGTGAGGCGAAGCGGACGCTCGACCGGGACATGGTCGGGCCGGGCCTCGACCTGGTGCTGAAGTGCTCGCACACCTTCAACCTGCTGGACGCGCGCGGCGCCGTCGGCGTGACGCAGCGGGCAGCCTACCTCGGGCGGATGCGGCAGCTGGCGCGGCGAGCGGCGACGGCGTTCGCCGAGCAGCGCGAACGCCTGGGGTATCCGCTGTTAAATGACGGCGAGGCTGCCGCCGTGGCGACTGGCGCCGCGCCAGCGGTTTCTGCACGGGCGGCGGCCGACCTCGATCCGACCCGCCGCGCCGATCTGCTGGTCGAGCTCGGCGTTGAGGAGCTGCCATCTGATGACACGGCGTCGGCAGTGGCCCAGCTCAAGGAGCGGGCGGCCGGCACGCTGACGGCGGCCGGTCTGACCTTCGAGAACCTGACCATCGACGCGACGCCCCGTCGGCTCGTACTGGCGGCCAGCAGCGTCGGCGTCAAGGAGGCGGTCCGCGAGGAGGTCGTGAAGGGGCCGCCGGCCTCAGCCGCCTTCGACAAGGAGGGTAAGCCGACCCGCGCCGCCGAGGGCTTCGCTCGCAGCAACGGCGTGTCGGTTGACGATCTGACCACCGAGGAGCAGGGTGGACGGACCTATGTGATGGCTCGCAAGCGAGTCGAGTCGCGGCCGGCCCTGGAGCTGCTGGGCGAGTGCATCGAGAGGCTGTACGGCGGCCTCCGCTTCGGCCGCGCGATGTACTGGGAGACGCCTGAGGTGACGTTCTCGCGGCCAGTGCGCTGGCTGCTGGCGCTGTGGGGCGGCGAGGTCGTGCCGGCCACGGTAGCGCGCGTCGGGTCGGGTGACAGCACGCGCCCGCCGCGCGGCTCGGCGCAGACGCCGGTGACCGTCGCCTCGGCGGCGGCGTACCGTGGCCTCGTGGCCGAGCTGGGGGTCGAGTTGTCGACGGTTGCCCGTCGGCAGGCGATCCTCGACCAGAGCCAGCGGCTGGCAGCGTCGGTTGGCGGCAGGCTCGACGCCGACGACGCCCTGCTGGACGAGGTCGCCAACCTTGTCGAGTGGCCGACGCCGCTGCTCGGGAGCTTCGATCCGGCCGCCCTGGAGGCCCCCGCCGAGGCGCTGGTCACGGTCATGAAAAAGCATCAGCGCTATTTCCCGATCTACGGTCCGGACGGCAAGCTGTTGCCGAAGTTCGTGGCGGTGGCGAACGCGCGCCGCAACCGGCCCGACATCGTCGTACACGGCAACGAGGAAGTTCTGCGGGCGCGCTACGCCGACGCGCTGTTCTTCTACCGCCAGGATCTCCAGAAGCCGTTGGCCGAATTCGTGCCGGAGCTGCGGCAGCTCACCTTCCTGGAAGGTCTCGGCTCGCTGTTCGACAAGACCGGACGGCTGGAGCAGCTCGCGCCCCCCGTCGCCTCGGCGCTCCAACTCGACGCCGACAGTCAGACCCTCGGGCGGGCGGCGCATCTCGCCAAGGCCGATCTCGCCACTGGCCTCGTCCGCGAGCTGACCGAGCTTCAAGGCGTCATGGGCCGTGTGTACGCCGCCGCCGCTGGCGAGAGCAGCGGCGTCGCCAGCGCCATCGCCGAGCACTACCAGCCGCGCCACGCAGGCGATGCGTTGCCGGCCACGCCCGCCGGGACAGCCCTGGCGGTGACAGATCGCCTCGACACGCTGGTGGCGGCGTTCGCGGCCGGCCTGGAACCGACCAGCTCGTCGGATCCGTACGGGCTGCGGCGGGCCGGCCTCGGCCTCCTGACCATCCTGGTGGCGCTCAAGAGCCCGGTGTCGCTCGACGGTCTGATCGACCTCGCCGCCCAGCAGGTCCCGGTCGCGCTGTCCAGCGAGCGGCGAACGGCCCTCCAGGCGTTCCTGATCCAGCGGCTCCGAAACTGGCTGGTGGAACAGGGCCGCATGAAGGAGATCGTCGAGTCGGTGTTGGCAGTCCAGGCTGACCGCCCGGGCCTCGCTGCCGCCACGACGGCCAGCCTGGAGGCGGCGCTCTCGTCGCCGGACTTCCAGCGCTTGATGGCCGGTGTCAAGCGGGCCGACCGCATCGCCCCGCGCGATGGCGCGCTCAGCATCAATCCGGCGCTGCTGGTGGAGCCGGCCGAGACGGCGCTCCTGGCCGCATACGAGCGGGCCGAGGCTCAGGCGTCCGCCGTGTCCGCCGACGATATCGACGGTCTTGTGGCGGCCGTCTTGCCCCTGGCAGACCCCATCGACCGTTTCTTCACCGACGTCCTGGTGATGGCCGAAGACCCGGCCCTCAAGGAGAGCCGCCTTGGCCTCCTCCAGCGGATCCGCGATCTGCCCCGCCGCTCGTTCGAGGTGGCGCAGGTGCCGCTGCCCCGCGCGTAG